Within Syntrophales bacterium, the genomic segment TGCTGTCGTTTCTACCCTTCCTGCTCCGAATATGCGATAATAGCTATCAGGCGACATGGCCCATTTAAGGGGTTGTTGCTTGCTCTGATGCGTCTGCTCCGCTGTCATCCTCTGCATCCTGGTGGTTACGATCCAGTCAGGTAATTGGTGAATTGGGCGAGCCGCTTCGCGTCTCGCCC encodes:
- the yidD gene encoding membrane protein insertion efficiency factor YidD encodes the protein MQNSIFIQILGKTLIILARVYRLCISPFFTPCCRFYPSCSEYAIIAIRRHGPFKGLLLALMRLLRCHPLHPGGYDPVR